In Gammaproteobacteria bacterium, the following are encoded in one genomic region:
- a CDS encoding porin, whose product GWLDLDDDAFPLYADPTDSISEADTWGLGLNWYLTKNLKAAVAYFQTDFDSFGGAAGFPKEKVALSRLQVSF is encoded by the coding sequence CGGATGGCTTGACCTGGACGACGATGCCTTCCCGCTCTATGCCGATCCGACCGACTCGATCTCCGAGGCCGATACCTGGGGCTTAGGTCTGAACTGGTATCTCACGAAGAACCTGAAAGCCGCGGTTGCCTACTTTCAAACGGACTTCGACTCTTTCGGCGGCGCGGCTGGCTTCCCCAAGGAGAAGGTCGCCCTGTCGC